In Clavibacter californiensis, the sequence CCGCGTTCGACGTCGCCGACATCGATCGTGCGGGCCTGATCTCGCTCCTGCAGGACTGGAGCGCCGCGGCCGCGCGCATGACGGCAGGCGGATCCGCGGGCGCGCTCGGCGCGGTCGACGGGCCGTACGACTCCCCGCCCGACGACACGGGCGAGGCGCTCGACCTGCCGCCCGCCGGCCTCACCATCACGTTCGGCTTCGGCCCGTCGCTGTTCACGACCGCCGACGGCGTCGACCGCTTCGGCATCGCCGACCGCCGGCCCGCCGCGCTCGTCGACCTGCCGCGCTTCCCCGGCGAGGCCCTCGTGCCGCAGGCCACGGGCGGCGACCTCTGCGTCCAGGCCTGCAGCGACGACCCGCAGGTGGCCGTGCACGCGATCCGCAACCTCTCCCGCATCGCGTTCGGCCGCGCGTCCATCCGGTGGTCGCAGCTCGGCTTCGGCCGCACCTCGTCGACGAGCCGCGCCCAGGTCACGCCGCGGAACCTGTTCGGCTTCAAGGACGGTACCGCGAACGTGAAGTCCGAGGACACGCGTCAGGTCGAGGACCACGTCTGGGCCGACACGGGATCCGCCCCCGCCGAGGCGTGGATGCAGGGCGGCTCCTACCTCGTCGCGCGCCGGATCCGCATGACGATCGAGACCTGGGACCGCTCCTCCCTCCGCGAGCAGGAGCGCGTGGTCGGTCGCACGAAGGGATCCGGCGCACCCCTCAGCGGCGGCACCGAGATGACCGCGCCCGACTTCCACGCAACCGGACGCGGCGACGCACCGCTCATCGACCCCGCCTCGCACGTGCGCCTCGCGCACCCGGACGCGAACGACGGCGCGGTGCTGCTCCGCCGCGGCTACAACTTCGTCGACGGCAACGACGACCTCGGCCGCCTCAACGCTGGCCTGTTCTTCCTGGCGTTCCAGCGGGATCCGCGCACGCAGTTCATCCCCATCCAGCGGAGCCTCTCCCGCGATGCGATGAACGAGTACCTGCGGCACGTGGGCAGCGGGATCTGGGCGGTGCCGCCGGGCGCCTCGCGCGACGGCTACGTCGGGGAGACGCTCTTCGCGTCCTGATCCGGCGCGCGCCGCCGGGCGGGCCCGAGGGCCGCGGGTCTCAGCCCGCGGGCATCACCACGTACGTGGCGACCGGGGATCCGGGGTCGGCTGAGACCGTGACGATGACGGAGTACGCGTCGGTCGTGAACCGCCCGTAGCCGCTCTGCGCGTCGGTCGCCACGTCGCTCGACGCGTAGCCCGCGGCCTCGAGGCGCGCCCGGGCATCGGCGAACCCGCCCTCGACGTCCGGCACGGCGACCTGCGCCACCCAGCCGGCGTCCTCGGGGGCCGCTCCCCCGCCGAGCAGCTCGCCCTCGGCGAAGGGCACGGCGTCCGTCGGGAACGAGGGCGGCACATGGCCGTCCGTCGACACCTGGACCTTGCCGAGCGTGTCGCCGATGACGTCCTCGACGCTGTGGCGCACCTGCTTCGCGCCCTCGTGGGCGGCGTCGCGGACGACCTCGCCCACCTGGCTGCACCCGGTGAGGGCGAGGGCGGGGACGAGGACGAGCCCGGCCGCGAGCCCCCTCCTGCGGAGGG encodes:
- the efeB gene encoding iron uptake transporter deferrochelatase/peroxidase subunit; amino-acid sequence: MTDHETTAAADAPTTPASAGISRRGILGILGAGALGGGLVGSAGGVMADRAFAGARQAAGGATYAFHGAHQAGITTPAQDRLHFAAFDVADIDRAGLISLLQDWSAAAARMTAGGSAGALGAVDGPYDSPPDDTGEALDLPPAGLTITFGFGPSLFTTADGVDRFGIADRRPAALVDLPRFPGEALVPQATGGDLCVQACSDDPQVAVHAIRNLSRIAFGRASIRWSQLGFGRTSSTSRAQVTPRNLFGFKDGTANVKSEDTRQVEDHVWADTGSAPAEAWMQGGSYLVARRIRMTIETWDRSSLREQERVVGRTKGSGAPLSGGTEMTAPDFHATGRGDAPLIDPASHVRLAHPDANDGAVLLRRGYNFVDGNDDLGRLNAGLFFLAFQRDPRTQFIPIQRSLSRDAMNEYLRHVGSGIWAVPPGASRDGYVGETLFAS